One segment of Candidatus Thorarchaeota archaeon DNA contains the following:
- a CDS encoding YkgJ family cysteine cluster protein → MRICCTKTEMTLTKKDINRINSLGYSRDDYARKAPDGFIELKNIDGYCYFYDKESKSCKIYDARPEGCQYYPIVYNLHLGTCVADRDCPSAETVTKEDIRRVCPKVKELVRQLRTEAIYDDS, encoded by the coding sequence GTGCGCATTTGCTGTACAAAAACAGAGATGACGCTAACCAAGAAGGACATCAACCGTATCAACTCTCTTGGCTATTCCCGCGACGATTACGCTAGAAAAGCCCCAGACGGCTTCATTGAGCTCAAGAATATCGATGGATATTGCTATTTCTATGATAAGGAATCCAAATCATGCAAAATATATGATGCGAGACCCGAAGGATGCCAATATTATCCGATTGTCTACAACCTGCATCTTGGAACCTGCGTGGCTGACAGGGACTGCCCTTCAGCAGAAACAGTAACGAAAGAGGATATACGTCGGGTATGTCCTAAGGTGAAGGAACTGGTGCGACAGCTACGAACGGAGGCTATC
- the udp gene encoding uridine phosphorylase, translating to MKEGRVSAERPETQEREQYHLEVKEGDVASSVILPGDPGRVEKISSFWDSHEQKGVHRQFVTHTGKYKGTKISACSTGIGGPGTAIAVEELANVGARDFLRVGSTATLQAEINIGDIIISTGAVRLEGTSDQYIRQEYPASPSYEMVLAAVTAAESLDINYHLGISASTDSFYLGQSRPGFEGYKQDYSEALIQELQRAKVMNFEMEAATLFTLGNLYGFRTGAICAVYANRVKDEFRVQGEENAIRCGNETIRILAEMDEEKSEANKDYWYRGIA from the coding sequence ATGAAAGAAGGAAGAGTATCTGCCGAGAGACCCGAAACACAGGAACGAGAGCAGTATCATCTTGAAGTAAAGGAGGGTGATGTTGCATCGAGCGTTATATTGCCAGGTGATCCTGGTCGCGTCGAAAAGATTAGCAGTTTCTGGGATAGTCATGAGCAAAAAGGTGTGCACCGGCAATTTGTCACGCATACAGGAAAGTACAAGGGTACGAAGATATCGGCCTGCTCAACCGGTATTGGAGGACCGGGAACGGCTATTGCAGTTGAAGAGCTTGCTAATGTGGGAGCTAGAGATTTTCTCCGGGTAGGATCTACAGCCACGCTTCAAGCAGAAATCAACATAGGGGATATCATCATATCAACAGGGGCCGTTCGCTTAGAAGGGACTAGCGACCAGTATATCAGGCAAGAATATCCAGCCAGTCCCTCCTACGAGATGGTGCTTGCAGCTGTAACAGCTGCAGAATCGCTAGACATCAACTATCATTTGGGGATATCTGCTTCAACCGACTCATTCTATCTTGGCCAATCAAGGCCAGGTTTTGAAGGATACAAACAAGATTACAGCGAAGCCCTGATTCAAGAACTGCAGAGAGCAAAAGTTATGAACTTCGAGATGGAGGCGGCCACCCTTTTCACTCTAGGCAATCTTTACGGATTCAGAACTGGTGCAATATGTGCGGTTTATGCAAACAGGGTAAAGGATGAATTCCGCGTACAAGGGGAAGAGAACGCAATCCGTTGTGGTAATGAGACCATACGAATCCTTGCTGAGATGGATGAGGAGAAGAGCGAGGCTAACAAAGACTATTGGTATCGGGGCATAGCGTGA
- a CDS encoding ribosome biogenesis/translation initiation ATPase RLI produces the protein MRIAILNKDACRPDDCTHECRRFCPQVRTGVDAVIFPDGQDEPPTIVEDLCSGCGMCVKKCPYNHQGAVIKIINLPEELDTDTSHRYGVNAFKLFRLPIPKESQVLGLIGPNGVGKTTAIRILAGEIKPNLGRFENPPDWDEIIREFRGSELQPFFEKIQEGSIVPIHKPQNITGLSEVESIAGKPISALLESSDSSGRLSEMKTELNLQDIWDRDVGHLSGGELQRVAITAAIVREGDIYFFDEPTAYLDVRERLRVARAIRDLSDLGKTVVVVEHDLSILDYVSDLICMLYGDPGAYGIVSHPHGTRKGINIFLDGYIPDENMRFRDTSITFKGMSADDREFKGAQAFIRYDNMTKEFEDFKLEVHAGEVSKGQIIGILGANGIGKTTFVKMLAGVLEPDEGEAPNTTITGMELQVSYKPQYISADYEGTVRMYLRKVGKGREATSQFKTTVIRNMGLEHLLENYVPDLSGGELQRVAIAGCLARDADIYLLDEPSAFLDIEQRLASARAIGRIIRNNMKTAFVVEHSILMADYLSDSMIHFDGIPGKHGYASKVITVKQGMNSFLKEMGVTFRRDPQTGRPRVNKEGSQMDQKQKAEGDYWGSPS, from the coding sequence GTGAGGATAGCCATCCTGAATAAAGACGCTTGCAGGCCAGATGATTGCACCCATGAATGCAGACGGTTTTGTCCTCAAGTAAGAACTGGTGTCGATGCTGTCATTTTTCCTGATGGACAGGATGAACCACCCACAATTGTTGAAGATTTGTGTTCAGGCTGCGGTATGTGCGTGAAGAAGTGCCCCTATAATCATCAGGGGGCTGTAATTAAGATTATCAACCTGCCAGAGGAACTTGATACCGATACGAGCCATCGGTATGGTGTTAATGCATTCAAGCTATTCCGCCTTCCGATTCCCAAGGAATCACAGGTCTTGGGTCTGATTGGACCTAATGGCGTTGGCAAAACCACAGCTATTCGTATCTTGGCTGGAGAAATTAAACCTAACCTTGGACGATTTGAAAATCCTCCAGACTGGGATGAAATCATTCGTGAGTTCAGAGGATCTGAGCTTCAACCATTCTTTGAGAAAATCCAGGAAGGTTCTATTGTTCCTATCCATAAACCTCAGAACATAACCGGTCTGTCAGAAGTGGAATCGATTGCTGGAAAACCAATCAGCGCCCTTCTGGAATCTTCAGATAGTTCAGGTCGATTGTCTGAGATGAAAACCGAACTCAATCTGCAAGACATTTGGGATCGAGATGTTGGACACCTGAGCGGTGGCGAGCTACAACGTGTGGCAATCACTGCGGCGATTGTTCGAGAAGGCGACATTTACTTCTTTGACGAGCCTACGGCCTATCTGGATGTTCGAGAACGCCTCCGTGTTGCCAGAGCGATTCGTGACTTATCCGACCTTGGAAAGACAGTGGTCGTTGTTGAGCATGACTTGTCTATCTTGGATTACGTCTCTGATTTGATTTGCATGCTTTATGGTGACCCGGGAGCTTATGGTATCGTTTCTCATCCGCATGGAACAAGAAAAGGTATCAACATATTTCTTGATGGATACATTCCTGATGAGAATATGCGTTTCAGGGACACATCCATTACTTTCAAGGGGATGTCTGCTGATGATAGGGAATTCAAAGGAGCTCAGGCATTCATCCGCTATGACAATATGACCAAAGAATTCGAAGACTTCAAGCTTGAAGTTCATGCTGGCGAAGTGTCGAAAGGTCAGATTATTGGCATATTGGGTGCAAACGGTATAGGAAAAACAACTTTCGTGAAGATGTTAGCCGGAGTATTGGAGCCAGACGAGGGTGAAGCTCCCAATACGACTATAACCGGTATGGAGTTGCAAGTCAGCTACAAGCCCCAGTATATTAGTGCAGATTATGAGGGGACAGTCAGAATGTATCTACGAAAGGTGGGTAAAGGTAGAGAGGCCACTTCACAGTTCAAGACTACGGTTATTCGAAATATGGGTCTTGAGCATCTACTAGAGAATTATGTTCCGGATTTGAGTGGGGGTGAGCTCCAACGTGTAGCTATTGCTGGATGTCTGGCCCGAGATGCAGATATATACTTGTTAGACGAGCCTTCTGCCTTCCTCGATATAGAGCAACGGCTTGCATCAGCACGAGCAATTGGGCGTATCATCCGTAACAATATGAAGACCGCCTTTGTAGTTGAGCATTCCATTCTCATGGCTGACTACCTGAGTGATTCAATGATTCATTTTGACGGTATCCCTGGGAAGCATGGTTATGCATCAAAGGTCATAACTGTGAAGCAGGGAATGAATTCCTTCTTGAAAGAGATGGGTGTAACCTTCAGACGTGATCCGCAAACTGGACGTCCCCGAGTTAACAAAGAGGGCTCTCAGATGGATCAGAAACAGAAGGCTGAGGGTGACTACTGGGGTTCCCCCTCCTAG